From the Gossypium hirsutum isolate 1008001.06 chromosome A02, Gossypium_hirsutum_v2.1, whole genome shotgun sequence genome, the window TGGCTCACCTCAACCTTACCTTTACCTATCACATCTTTTTGTCTCGATTTTGGTTTatcttcaactaacccttcttcatctcgaacaATAATCACATGAAGTTACTCTCTTGGGTTAGTTTTGGTATTACtcggtaagctaccttgtggtcattctgAAATCATCTTGGCAAGTTGACCAATTTGATTTTCAAGCCCTTGAATCGACGCTTACTGATTTTTTAGTACGGTTTCGGTGTTTTGGAAGCAATTTTCTGACACCAAGATAAATTTCgttaacatctcctcaaggttcaacttcttttcctgctggtaaggtggttgttggaaaCTTGGAAGGGGTTGCGGTTTTGATGTCCTTGACCACCCCacaagaaattgggatggttcctccaaactgcattataagtgttactatattgATTATTCTGAGGTTtaaaattattacccatatagtggaTCTGTTCGTTCTCTATGCTAGGGTTGTAGGATGGATATTCTATGTTATTCATTCCTCCTCCATTCGCATCGCACTGCATTAtcggatgtacctgcgtagaaatacataaaccatcaatctttttatttaagagcttTACCttgtttgataacatggtgaccgcgttgaggttgaaaacaccggatGCTTTATTAGGCTTTGTCCTCACGACTTGctactgatagttattcagtgacatctcctctatgaactcataagcctcctcaggtgttttattatttatggtaCCACCGGCGGCTGCATTGATCATCTGCCTCGTTGAGGGGTTCAAAcattatgaaaagtttgaacctgtaaccATAGAGATAACCCATGataagggcaccttctcaataagtccttatacctctcccataCATCATATAAAGTCTCTAAATCTATTTGCACGAAGGACAAGATATACTTCCTCAACTTAGCGATCTTAGTTGGCGGAAAGTATTTCAATAAAAACTTATCGGTCATTTGATCCCAAGTAGTGATGGACCCTCGTGGTAAGGAGTTCAATCACTgcttagccttatttctcaaCGAGAAGGGGAATAATCGTAGGCGAATAGCGTCGTCAGAAAcgccatttatcttgaaagtatcacagaaCTCTAAGAAATtgaccaaatgagtatttgggtctttatcctgcaaaccatcaaactgaacaaattgttgaatcatttgtatagtgttaggtttcagttcaaaattatttgcagcaatggcaggtctaacaatactcgattcagccctaGTGAGAGTGGGCTTAGCACAGTCGTACATattacgaggagcaggattctgatttacagGATTAGcggcaaccacaggaggtagcaaattattttgattttcagccatctcctcggtatCATTGGTATCATCCTCGTGCTCTTCCTCTATATACTGTAgacttcaccttatttctctacGATTTCTGTGAGCTGTGCTTTCAATTTCGCTGTAAAAAAGCAATGGTCCTAACGGATTTCTTCTTGTCATAAACTGAAgaaacctgccagaagcaaataaagataagttagtaaattaaaataaaaacaaaaataaattgcaataaaaataaaaatggctaaggtaataaaaattaagtgttcctaatattttagtcccggCAACGACGTCAAAAACTTGATGATCGTTTTATTGATTTactaaactagactacgatcacACACTCAATAATAGGTGAAAGCTTgctaaataaatataaacaacaCATCATAACAATATGAACTACACTCTACTATCATGTTAAACATGCAACATAAAACTTGATAATAGGTGAAAAAGGCTCAACCACTTAAATTGGAGTAGGATAACACCATTTTATCACTTTTGTGTGATTTAGACAATATAGACTATCTTGCTTCAAAAACAAGTGTTTTTTACATGAGTATGAACACgatataaatatattcaagatTATACTCCCACGCTAGTATATCAATATATCTATATTATATCAAAAGCAACTCACCAactatttatttctaaatttaaacCCGAAATTTTGAAAAAGTGTTGGTACCCTCAAAATTATCATAAGGATGTGTATAGAATTTGCTcgatttatttaaaaatgttctTTTGGTAGTACTACTTGGAGAGGATTATTAAGGTACGTATGTCTTAAAACGATAATAAAGCCATGGATTATCATTTTTTTCGTGATCTTTTGACGTCTAAACAGACGGACAAGTTTGTAAAAATTGCTGTTTTAGACAAATATTCTCCACTTTAATTGGTGTTATACCATCCATGAATTTCTGGTTGGAGATGGAAATATGACATAATGACAATCAAGCCAAAGTTATTGTCGAGTCAGCCTACTGGGAATATATGCAATTTTAGGCATATTATAGCCATAATATATAAAGCCAGGGGAATGAGTAGACTGGCTAGATAGGGAATTcaaacaatttttaataattgtaatTCCGGTAGAATTGAACCAATTCGaagtataaaaaatattcaaaatccgAACCTAACCAACCAATCAAAATCAGTAAATAACCCATCCTTGAATAGGGGTAGACGTGAACCTTAAACAAACTTCTATATATATAGTGTTTTCCATCTAAAATTTTGCATGACATGCTTCAAttgctttattttttctttctccatCTCTGGCCATAACTTGTTAGTTTTGGTACTGAATAACTAGAAGAGTTAGGTTTCAATCAATACCTTCttcaaataaaaacaattaatattattagaatcaaattgaattgtttaattaaaTCGAAAATCGATGATCAGTTAAGTTTAACTGATAGTATATAATTGAAAATAGAGCAAATCCCTGTAAAttcgtaaaaaaataaaataaaaattaagacaaaatttTGGTGGTTCAACCTATTTTAGttcttttcattaattttttatttaattattattaaaccaattgaatcattaattaacaaCCTAACCAATtacatgattatatattttttacaataagGAGGAAATTTTCCAAGTACCTATCCAAATGAATCTTGAATTAGGCTTGGTAGAGTCGAGGCtgcaattaatatatattaattaaatttaaatgaattagCTATATTTACTATAAAACTCTCATCCCAATTTGTCTCTTTAAGATGATAgctaatagtatatatattttttcatacttttatataacaattaaaaattacataGCTATCAATTAATTTTAACTGGATTGATATGTAAATTTTTGCCGATAAAAAAATATGAGTTTAAGTACGTTGAAACGCATTATCTTCACACTTATAAATTAGAAAGgagttatgatttttattattagtgGTTTGCTACACCTTCAACGAAATTTTATCCTTTTGAATATTCTTCTAATTGAGAAATATCTCATCATTCATGGTTGAAAtgttttttcctttaaaattgcAAAAGGATTACTCGAATCCAATTCTTTCAAACAATAAATCGATTTTAAGCagttgttttttaaaaaaaaattaaaagaaaacagtGAACAGCTATACGAGTTGCTGCCAACCAACAAAGTTCAATGTtaattttcttccctttttctgCAATTTGTACCTTACAGGCAATAAACATCATCTAATTTAGATATATTTTCTTAACCTATAAGATCTCATTCCATTGTACAGAACTGCCTCATTGAAAAACACTTACAAATTCTGGGTTTAGTTTCTGTTTGTTTCCCCGGaaaaaaaatacttgaattttCAAGGTTGATCATAGTTGGAATCATTCAAAGCCAAAAACCAGATTGGTCAGGCCTGTTTTACTATTGTTTTACTTATGAATTTGGAAACTGAAAAGAAGGTAAATTATAAGAGTCAgaacatgcatgcatgcaattgTTTATTTACTTACTTACTGAagaatttttaatcaaatattatctatatatatatttaaaggttaagaataagaataaaatCGAGATCATAAAAAGATTCAATTCTGATTTTATTTGTACTGATAATTTTTGGGTAGATGACAGAAAACTCACTAAAAACCAGCAATGTCTCGTTCATGCTATATTATCCGAACATTTATGATGTTACAAtcattcaaatatatgaaaaaactgACGTATACGTATATTTAATATTCCCCTTCGAACTCGAATAAACATAGGGTTTGATAAGCTTGCATGCCTACGCAAATTGAAGCAGATATTGACAACAAGTTCATAAATCTAGCATAATGAATCAAAGAATCAGGCATATCTTGATTAGAACATGAAGCAAATTGATGTAAGAATTGTTTGAAAACCAACCATcggtttatgtttttttttttaatttatttccaatgCTTGGTATTAAATCAGTTGTCATGAATTATTCGaaacaaaagaattttcataAAGAATATGGGAAattattctttgattttttttttaaagacatTCATGAAGGGAATTAACAGAATTTAacatggaattttttttaatcaagaaCATGATACTGACAACAACATGGCAACAGTAATGGAGATTAAAATCACTTTTTTCATGTGTGTACTTATATACTCAGTTTTGCTTCTTCAGTTTGTTAAGAAAGTTGAAAcagagggaaaagaaaaaaacaccGGCGACGGCAAAACAATGGCAGACAAATCCGGTTCCTCGTATTCGGACATGTACCGGAGGTTCAAGCCTCATATACTTATGGTGCTTAGCCAGTTTGGTTACACTTTCCTATATATTTTCACTGAAGCTTGCTTTAATCATGGAATGAACCCTCATGTCCACATTACGTACCGACATGTTGTAGCCGGCATCGTCATGTACCCTTTCGCCTATTTTCTGGAAAGGTAAGTTACTATTTTACGTTGTTCTAATAAAACGCAACGGGTCAGCCATACTCTGCACCAATCTTTTATCAAAGTGTTTGGAATATTcaagtctttttttttctttttctttttttttttcttttttccttttggtGCAGAAAAAAGAGGCCAAAGCTGACTTTTGCCCTTTTTCTAGAGATATTTGTTCTCTCCATCTTAGGGTacgtatttttcatttttctttttaagtagCGATGTTCGACTAACATGAAAACAACCTAAACTTGTGTTTTGTTGGATTCCGACAGGGTGAGTTTGACCCTCAACATGTATTTCGTGAGCTTAAGATACACTTCACCAACATTCCTTGCAGCACTGGTGAATACCATAGCTTCATTGACGTTCATAATCGCAGTTGTTTTCAGGTTAGATATCGATTTCGAATTCCATCCATAAATTAGCAAAATCTTCCATGAGGGCCATGAATATTCAACTTTTATTACAGATTGGAGGTCGTTAATCTTCGGAATCCACGAGGAATAGCCAAAGTTGTCGGAACTTTTGTCTCCTTGGTCGGTGTAACAACGATGACATTATACAAGGGTCCTGCAGTAAAAAACCTAGGGCCTCCTCTTGTTCAAATTCAAGGCAAATCCCCCATTCATGAGAATTGGTTGAAGGGTTCAATTCTCATTGTTGCAAGCTGCTTAACTTGGTCTATATTATACATCAtgcaggtaaaaaaaaaaaacttaaaaccccAGATTAAAACATACATATACTAAATCACTATGCTTATGATGTTCTAAAATAATTTGTAGGCATTTACACTGAAACGATATCCAGCACCACTGTCATTAACGACATGGATGAGCTTTGTTGGAGCAGCACAATCAGCTGTTTTCACTGTCATTGTGAACCATAAACCAGCTTCTTGGAAAATGGGGTTCAATATTGACTTCTGGGCTACTTTATATGCTGTAAGAATCCCAAAAAGGgtcatgtttttctttttcttaatgtAAAGTTCTAACATTGAATCATGCATGACAGGGAGTGGTGTGTTCTGGTCTGATTATCTTTATTCAACTGTGGTGCACCGAAGTGAAAGGACCTGTTTTTGTGACCATGTTCAATCCACTTTCAACGTTATTGGTGGCACTTCTTGGGTATTTCGTCCTTGGTGAAAGGCTTTATATGGGCAGCATATTAGGGGGAGCTATTGTGATAATTGGACTGTATTTGGTGCTGTGGGGAAAAGATCGTGACCAGGAAGCTCAAATTGGCACGGCAGAGCTGCCTTACTTGGCTTATGACCACAAAAACGATACTAAAGCACATAAAATCCTTTCAGTTGAAAGGGAAGCACCGCCATCCGAACCTTGAAGACCAGCATATTTTGATTACAACAAAACATCCcagaaattatataaaaaaatgggaGAAGATAAGAGCAAAAAAAGGGATAGAAAAAGCTTAGAGGAAACAAGTACATTTATGGATCTTAGATAGTTTTAAATGCATATCTGTAAATTAATGTTCTAAATTGGAGCCTGCCTGCTTCATCTATGTTTCTTTTCTGGTTGAAATATGAAAATCTGCCATTGTTTTAATAGCCAGTGTTCAAAACTAACACAAACTGTTGACTAACATTTTTGGACAATTAGCATGAATTTGGATACCCCCAGCACTGAAAATTCTCTTCAGATAAGAAAGTTCCAGGTTAAAAGTTCAATATTATGAAGCAAAAGCTGCCACTAATGTTCAGATTCCCGGCAATAGCCATTAGAGACACAGATTTCAATGGAATCATTTACTACCACCCAGCTATCCATTAACCAATGGCTGAATTTTCAGAATGTGACAATCCATCTTCCAAAGGAATGTTTTGAGTTGCAGGAAAAAGCCTCAAACTGGCTCTAAATTTTTAGGTTCTTTTCAAAATAGTCTTAAACATTTACTAAAGTATTTAAATTAAGGCCAAATCtttcaaaaatgataaataagagtaaaatcttttcaaaaatgcTCAAATAAGAGTTTAtatcaaatttcaaattatatttttattacattattttattttgaaacaaTATCCGATTCAACTGTGTTTTTATTCTAAACATGTTAATATTTAcctaattttttctataaaatgGACTAAAATGCATGAAAAACCTTTATTCTGAGTATTTTTGCTAGAAGTTAAAAATCCATAAATTGTTTTGTTGAAGACAATTTGATATAGGACCATTTATTGGGCCTACATGGTGTAGTCCATTAGGCTTGTTCTGTTAATTACAATTGTACCTCACAACTCGAAAGGGTCAGATTACTCATCCAGAGCTTAATATGCTTGGATCGAGCTTTAAATTTAGGTTGTTTTAGCTTATGCAAGtttgtaatttaataataaaaaatatttattaatcaaatagtgaaaatgggttTTACAAGTCAATCTAGGTTTGACTCAAATGAATTTGTACCAACGAATTTTAAAAGTTTCAGACGGCAGCTCAATCCATAAACATATATTTGGTCACAACCATGGTTGAAAATTTGATTAATCTTTCATTAAAATACTGATAAATAACAATAAATACATAAGCATGGcacataatatttatattttctcaCGTTGATATCTCCGTCTCTCAACTATTAGTGAATTACAATCAATGATGAcgtaaatcaaaattttatcttttttgagGTCAAATGTATcgtataacttaaaattttaggtttaaatAATACTTAGTATCTGAACTTGATAAAAATTTTTTGGCCTAATTTAGTACCTGAACTTTACACTTTTTCCTATTTTGGTACTTAAGTTcttttttaggttcaatttagtacctaaatttattaaatattatacaaattacGCAAAACACTAatggtatttttttttgttatgctacaaaaatattgtcagtattagaggaaattcatgttaaaaaatagGTATTGAGCTATGTTtaacaaattaatattaaataaggaaaaaagattttttaaaaccccaagttaaaagaaattcataaatttcaattaataaaaaattaattaaataaataacactaACAGTATTGAAcatacaaaatacaaaaaaatatcgtatcatctatcacatttcaatcaTACATTGACTATTTTTACTACCCCATAAAAAATAACATTGGTAGTATATTggagtaatttgtaaaatatttgacAAGTACCAAATAGAACAAAAaaaataggtaccaaattaggaaaaagagtCAAGTTCAGGTGCCAAATTGGACCCCCCCaaaagtttaagtaccaacttaagaaaaagtgtcaagtttaggtatcaaattaagaaaaagtgtcaagtttgggtaccaaattagaccaaaaaaaagtttaggtaccaaattaggaaaaggTGTCAATTTAGataccaaatgttatattaaactaaaattttatagaTTGTACCAGCACCTTGACCCTAGCactattatgatttttttaagaaaCTAAACCGATTTAGGAATAAAGGATTTATTtctatattgtaaaataaaacaaaatctgaTTAAATAAGATTTTTGGAGAGGAAGATGGGCTAAAGGGTTTTGTGCTGAAGACAGTCAAGGGCTTGCAAAATAAAAGGTGTCTTGGTATTCTAGGCTGCATGAGAGTACGTGAAAACTTGAGGCTTAACTGTTCTTTGCTCATGATTGGTGGAGGTTAATGTCCTTTCTAGCAGAGCTGCTCATGCCCCTTGATCATTGGCAGGTATTATTATCGATTCTTGATAGAGATTTATTAATTACCCATCATGTGACAACCAGTTATTATGACATTTTCTCCTTTTAGGTTAAGTGCTTGCTTGGATTTGGTGAATATTCTTTGAGGACTGATCCCTCCAACATAACAAGtttttttcatataattgatcaaattctaaAAGGTAGATTTTAGAGACCCAAAAATTTAGTGTAGGCAAAGAAGAAATAGGACCATTACCAAATACCAACCAAGGCCAAACCCTATATTCTTTCTTCAACAACCACAACATTATTGACACTAGAAGTTGAtaaacttttttcttttattctctcaaTTGGAAAACACCCCACCAAAATCAATTGAATGGGACCTCTCTCCTTCCTTCTACCTCTAtctcttcctttttattttttttagtcttTTGTCTCTTATCTCAAAGCAAATATGAGACAAATAATGGATCCAATCAagcaaaaaagattaaaaaattaacaaaagaaGAAGGCAAATGTTCATCACTGTCTAATAATATTGATTAAAGTGATGATAAAAGGAACATAAAACTATAATTAATGAAGTGTGTTTTTAGATAATAATtacataatctttaatcaactgcTTGTTTAAGCAATAAGTAATGATGTCCATAATCATGGCTTTGAGTCATTTAAGAACATAATGGACCAGCTCCATATGACAAGTCATTATAATTTATAAACCCAGAAACAGATccaaataaaatcatcattttctttttctatttttgaattcCATTCTTTAATCTGTTTTTTAAATCATTAAACATTGCCATTAAATTACTAATCTGAAAATTAATCATTCAGCAATTTATATGTAATGAATAAGCAAAAGTCAAACAATAAAATATGTAGGAAATAAtttctaataaattaaaataaataaactaaattttcaattctcataaaataaaaaaaataaattcacaattaattttttttccaatttcaatTCTATGTCACAAATTTACTCATCTAGTAATACatgaaaaaaaatctcaaaattgtaaaaaaaaaaaacccctaaaaCTGTAGTTTTTTATGTCTCCAAATAAACaggtaaaattgcatttttagACCCTCTACCATGactaaaagagaagaaagacCTTCTCATCACTCTGCTACTGCAACCTTCAATGGGGCTAATACCCTCATTCACTTCCCTTTTCTGTCTTATAGCTTCTTGAACAGCTAAATATAGCTGCCGATCTGCTGATGAATCCATTGAAATCGACCTCCTTATTGGTTGAATCCCAAACTCTGCACCTTTGTTTCTACTATCAATCCATTCATCCCCCATGCTTGTCCCTTTATGCAACTTCCTTCCTCGTTTCTCCACATCCTTGAGCTCCATAGGTGAACCACTAATTGACTCATCGCTTGAACTACGGTTATTATTATCACCTAGTTCAATCACCACATAATCTTCATCACCACCATTACTGATTGGATCTTGTGGAGCTAAGCTTTGTGCGTTGATGGTACTACTCGAAATACTCGTTCTGCAAAGTGGGCAATTCGCATTGTTTTGAAGCCAAACGTCAATGCAATCTATATGAAAAACATGGCTGCAATTTGGTATCATCCTTAGCTTCTCGTCTTCTTGAAACTCATTCAAACAAACAGCACATTCACAAAGGGTCTTTTCATCGATGTTCCCATTGTTTTTCTTGAATTGGAATATTGGGATTGATCTTATCAACGATTCATCTAACCCTCTATGTTCCATTGCTGGAGAGTAAGGCGTTATTGGGTCTTCGGGTCGTCTTCTAGATAATGAAAATCGTCTTAGAAGATCAATCCTGTGCCAATTCAGACAGCATTTGATGACGAAGATGTAGTAGCTTACTAACAAGAAACCAGTGGCTAAAATCCCTATTACAGCTATAGCTATAATGGGGAAACTTGGCTCTGATGAATGTAAATGAGGAGGAGGACCAGATGTGATATTTGGTGAAAGTGCTTGTGAGCTTTTCCTTACAAGATCCATGAAAGATTAAAAACCCAGTACTGTTTTGCAGAAACTAGAAATGGGTATTTGATGAAATGAAgaaagaatcaaagaaaaatggAGGGAAAAAAACACAGGTAGGGGGACAATAAATGAAGGAGATGTCAAAATTAGGGGGATTCAAAGGAAAAAGGCTATGAATATGATACCAATTTataaagtgaacaaaaaaaaaaaaaggagaaatctTTATTTGTAGTTGTACATAATTTGGTGAGTTTTTTTCTTTCAGATTTTCCACCAGCAATTTGGCtgctaatattaaaaaaaaaataaaattgttgcAGACTTCAGTGTCCCCATTATTgtgcctttatatatatataaacatgattttattaattaaataaaggtATAAAAAATTGGGTGGGGGGATTGAATGGGTTGGCTCAGCATAATGAATGATAGGGGTGGCTTCAAATAAACGTAGGAATGATAAAGTGTGGGGGCACCAAGCATTTGATGTTCATATTTGACGATTTGAagtttaaacttaaaaaatgtgGTAAATAGTGTTAATTAATAGTACAATTTTAAATAAGATATTTACTCTTTTTGACAAAATGTGTAAGATTATCCATAACTCTTcttcaactcataaataagagaTAATGTGTTTTAACACATTTGAGCTCACATTCTCCTGCATTGATAATAATACTCATGtcaatcgaactaaaactcaaaAAACCACCTTTTAAAAGTaccaattgaattgaatgaaaaagacGAAACACTAAGCCTTAACATATGCATATTATTTCAAATTACCTCAGTTGGTTGGGAAAATTGATTTaacaatttttctttaaatttaaacaAGTCATGCTTTAAATTGATTTAACATTTTTTCCTACcaaattgtaaattgcaaaaaaCATGGAAAAGctagaaagaaaattttaattataaattttgaaaaatctaaaaaataatattatcacTTAActtacaattttataattttaaatttaccaTATATTTTTGGATCCCACGTATATATATTGTTTAGATAAATGGTAGTTGAACGAGATTAATATACCTTTCAATATGAAACAACCTACAAGCAATTATATAAATTCTAAACCTAATCTAAAGACCAAACAATTAATTGGAATCAATGCAATTAAGGTTGGCTAATTTCAATTGCTtgcccttcttttctttttccaatcaTCATCAATCATAAAGCAAAACCAAAGGTCTCAAAGTCACATGCaaccatcatttttctttttaattttgcctTTGCCTGCTATTTTTGTTTACTAATTTATTGATTACCTTTCACatctgcttttttttttctttttctttttttttgttaaatccaTTTACACTTccatcttatttatttaatttatttttattttaaggaatttagACATTGTATTTTACAGATTTTAAATTTAAGTCTTAATTATTAATGAAAAGtgtatttaatccttttacctttaatttttttaaatgaattataataaCAGAACAAAGTTTAAATAATAAACACAATTAACGTAGCTAAAATTTAAGGTACACTTAAGGTGATAAATTCTTTCAttacaaactaaaaaaaaaggtttagaatctaattttttaaaagaatccACATTTATGGCTAATTTGATCAAATATGAGATAATATTTTGAAGTGGATCGTTGATCTTCATCACTCCCAAAAAGCTATATCTTTTAACTAATAAAGTCAAATTTGTATAACAACGCTCCAAACTCAAGGCAGAAGGAAGGtccacaaattttatttattattttgaaaaaaccGACACTCTCCATATTTGTCATGTTGACAAAGCGTATACAGAGACAACCCCTTTTCTTATGTAAGAAAAACAGTCTTtgtatattttgaaaatgggcattttccatttattttagtCAAAGGTGGTGTGCTCTTTTACAAAAGAAACTTCTTCCATTACAACAAAAAATTTCTAGTCTGTGATGACTTTTTGGTTCACATCATTGTCATGGAGTTTGTAATTAATTCCTAGTGAGCCTTTAAATGGTTTAAAACCTTCTTTAATTTGCTcaagaaaagaatttattttctccttattaattactaaataagtaAGGGCAGTTGAAGGGTGGGTGTGAATTGTTAAACTAGCTTAGCTAGAATAGAACCCAATGTTGATTCatgttaatttctttcttttttttctagtAATGTTTTGgagaaaatgattattttaataagggGCAAAGGGAGTTGGGTAAGCAGAGCCTAATCTCCTTAAAATAGAGAATTATGttgttgaaatgataaaattttaatttagccattttaaaaactataaacatAGAGCTCAATACCATgatgaaattgcattttagctctcataaaaatatataactcgaTTTTgatctccataattttttttgactttatCCCTGATTTTGATAGATCATGGTTTAATGCCATCTGCCAACTGCTTAAAA encodes:
- the LOC107923107 gene encoding WAT1-related protein At4g08300 isoform X2, giving the protein MNLETEKKFVKKVETEGKEKNTGDGKTMADKSGSSYSDMYRRFKPHILMVLSQFGYTFLYIFTEACFNHGMNPHVHITYRHVVAGIVMYPFAYFLERKKRPKLTFALFLEIFVLSILGVSLTLNMYFVSLRYTSPTFLAALVNTIASLTFIIAVVFRLEVVNLRNPRGIAKVVGTFVSLVGVTTMTLYKGPAVKNLGPPLVQIQGKSPIHENWLKGSILIVASCLTWSILYIMQAFTLKRYPAPLSLTTWMSFVGAAQSAVFTVIVNHKPASWKMGFNIDFWATLYAGVVCSGLIIFIQLWCTEVKGPVFVTMFNPLSTLLVALLGYFVLGERLYMGSILGGAIVIIGLYLVLWGKDRDQEAQIGTAELPYLAYDHKNDTKAHKILSVEREAPPSEP
- the LOC107923107 gene encoding WAT1-related protein At4g08300 isoform X1, translating into MATVMEIKITFFMCVLIYSVLLLQFVKKVETEGKEKNTGDGKTMADKSGSSYSDMYRRFKPHILMVLSQFGYTFLYIFTEACFNHGMNPHVHITYRHVVAGIVMYPFAYFLERKKRPKLTFALFLEIFVLSILGVSLTLNMYFVSLRYTSPTFLAALVNTIASLTFIIAVVFRLEVVNLRNPRGIAKVVGTFVSLVGVTTMTLYKGPAVKNLGPPLVQIQGKSPIHENWLKGSILIVASCLTWSILYIMQAFTLKRYPAPLSLTTWMSFVGAAQSAVFTVIVNHKPASWKMGFNIDFWATLYAGVVCSGLIIFIQLWCTEVKGPVFVTMFNPLSTLLVALLGYFVLGERLYMGSILGGAIVIIGLYLVLWGKDRDQEAQIGTAELPYLAYDHKNDTKAHKILSVEREAPPSEP
- the LOC107923116 gene encoding RING-H2 finger protein ATL16, with protein sequence MDLVRKSSQALSPNITSGPPPHLHSSEPSFPIIAIAVIGILATGFLLVSYYIFVIKCCLNWHRIDLLRRFSLSRRRPEDPITPYSPAMEHRGLDESLIRSIPIFQFKKNNGNIDEKTLCECAVCLNEFQEDEKLRMIPNCSHVFHIDCIDVWLQNNANCPLCRTSISSSTINAQSLAPQDPISNGGDEDYVVIELGDNNNRSSSDESISGSPMELKDVEKRGRKLHKGTSMGDEWIDSRNKGAEFGIQPIRRSISMDSSADRQLYLAVQEAIRQKREVNEGISPIEGCSSRVMRRSFFSFSHGRGSKNAILPVYLET